The Chryseobacterium turcicum nucleotide sequence AGGGTATCATGAATTTGCTTTTCTGCATTAATTAAGGCTTCTGAGCATATTTTCTGTACAACAGATATTCTAGGTATCAATATTTTAGCATCTCTCAAAAATTTTACTAACTGCTGCGCAATTAATATTCCTTTATCTGTTTGTAAAGTAAATTTTGTTAAATTGAATAGAGAATCAGTATAGTAAGTTGAAGAGAAATTTTCATATCCATAGTTTTTTCTCAAAATATTTATATGATCCTGGCGAGTTTCAGCCAAATTATCATAATCCTTCCAGTGGCTTTTATCTATTTCTAGCTGATTACATAATAGATCCAATATTCTTTCATCTGGAATAAATACAGTAGGAATAATAATTCCGGGAAATTTCATGTAGCTAAGTAAAACTGATACTCTAATATGATTGGTTTTTCCTCTGCATGATGCCTTAATGAAAATTATATCGTCATATGAAAGAGAATAGATCCTTATAAGTTCTTCTCCAGACTGAGGAATATTTATTAATGAAGTAAATTCTTGTTCTGTTATAGATTTTCTTAAAGCCATAAAATAACATTGTAAAAATGACCGTTTTCAATAAAGTTATAATTAAATAAAAATACATATTTATATTTTACTTTTTTATATAGAATAATTTAATATTTATACCTTTAATTTTAAAATAGCTTTTATGTCAAAGAATGTAGCTTATCTAAGGGTATCAACAGCTGACCAGGATCTTGAAAAAAATAAAGCAGAAATTTTATTTTTAGCGAATGACAAATCTTTAGGTAAAGTAGATTTTGTAGAAGAAAAAATCTCCGGAAAGATTCACTGGAGAAAACGTAAAATTGGTGAGATCATAGAGGATTTACAAAAAGGAGATACTATCCTTTTAAATGAATTTTCCAGATTGGGACGAAGTATGCTTGAATGCATGGAAATTATTTCTATTGCGACAGAGAAAGGCATTAATATTTATACTGTCAAAGGAAACTGGCAACTTGACGATACCATACAAAGTAAAGTGATGGCAATGGTATTTTCTATGGTATCAGAGATTGAACGGGACTTGATTTCCAAAAGAACAAAAGAAGCGCTGCAGACAAAAAAAGCAAACGGAATTAAATTAGGTAGACCAAAAGGACCAGGAAAAAGTAAACTTGATACTCACAAATTGGAAATAGAAGCTTTACTTAAAAATGGTTCTACCAAAAAATTTATAGCAAAACGCTATAATTCGACTCCGGCGAACCTCCATAACTGGATAAAAAAAAATAAAATACAGGATTCCCCAAATTAGTTTTATAAATTTATCTATTAAAAATTAAATTTTAATAGATTTTATCCTTAACCCTGTTTTTTTTACTTTTCGTCGACCGCCCCCTACTTCGCCAAACGCCTGGACGTTAGCTGTAATGAAACAAACCTATTTCTTAAGAAGCAGGAGATCCGCGAAGATTGAAAATTGCAACAGCTGCATTTAGGTAAAAACAGTATTCGTGGCGGTCTTTCCTTGGGTGAAATTCCTAAATTATGCTGCAGATTTTTCAACCTTCCACGCTTCCAGGTGCCGCTCAAAAAACTATAATGCCGAATTTTTACAAATCTTTTAAGCAAAATAAGCATCGTAAAACAGCAATCATTCCCATCTTCAAACCTTTGTTTTTACTCAAAGAATATAACTATTTCAAAGCTGATTCCCGCTCTTAGGAACTGTAATTACATTAGCGAAAATCTCTTTATACACTTTTAATCTCATCAAAATTGGCAAAAACTGGATATTGTCTCCGTACTAGATTACCATGTAATAAGATTTTTTTATATTAAATAAAAAGACCATTAAACGCACTATTTTCTACTGTAACTAATTTAAAAAGATAAAATTATATTCATAACGTATTAGATTACCAAATAGTTAAATATAATATACTAAATAAAATACTTACACACAATAATTTATTTTATATATTTATATAAATCTAGGATTTTTGCAATTAATTTGTATCAAATATCAAAATAAGTCAATTACGGAGTCATTATCTACTTTCTACAAAATATTATGAACTCTCAAACAGGCGGAGACATTATCCGGTTTTGTGAAGAAAAATTTAAATAAAAATAAAATTACAACACATTGAAAATAAGACTAATAAATATTTAATTTCCCCTTATTTTTACTAACATTTATTATTTTTTTTATAAAATTAGAAATGTTTATTATTTTAATATAATTAAGGGTTCAATTCGAAAAAAGCGTATTCCTTTTATTTAAAGTATCTTACAGCGTTTTAACTCTTAAATTTACGGAGACAATATCCTGCTTTACGGAAACAATATCCAAAATAACGGAGACATTATCTTTTTTAACGGAGACAATATCCAAGATATAGGAAACATTATCCGTAAATACGGAGACATTATCCTAAATGGTTTCTATCAATGCAAAAACAGCTTTAATGTAGGCTTCTCCTTTCACATCTACATCAATCTTACGTTTTAAATGTTTTGATAATTCCTGATAGCCTCTTACTTCGTACAGTTTTCTCATTATGCGCACCTGCTGATCGTCGAGTGCACGCTGTCTCTTCAGATACTTTAATGCTCTATCTATCTGTAATTCATCCAGTGTAGGGAATTTTTGGTCTATTCCTACTGCATTTTGAGTGTCGTAAATAATAAAATGATAATGTCCTTCTTTGTAAGAATAATTGAAACTGATATCATTAAAATTATCCAAATCTGCTTTTACACGAACAAGAAAATCCCTTTCAAAGCGGTAATTGCCTTCATATTTAGTTACCGGGATAGAAAGCTCCTTCAAAAGTTGAGTGTATTCTTTAATCACTCCTCCATTCTTGTTGAACTTCACCAACCACATTAAAAACCTCAAAGTATTGCTGGTTGATGTATTGAATGACAAATCTTTTTTAATGGAGTAATACTGGCTCATATTAAGCATGTGCTGCATTACGGCCTTATCCATCTTAAAGAATATTTGTTTCTTGTTCCAACTTGGTTCAAGGATGAAAGGAACTGCTTTATATCCATTAATGGTTTCATCTTTAAGGCGTAACCAATTGATATTAGTCATGTTAACCAATGCTTCCTGAATAGCAGAGTTTTTCATTTTACGCTGAGGATTGATGTCTGCAATGGAAACTGCAAAATCTACAACGCCCTGGTGAGCCCAGCCTTCGAAATAGTCATCAAAAGTCAATTGCTTATCTGTAGCAGTATTTAAAGAAGATTTTGGAGTAATAAACATCGCCTGATCATCTTTCACTGCAGAAAGAATCATCGTAATAATACGCTGCTCAATGATAGACGTTTCCTGAGAAATAAGCACTTCCCGGAAATCATTTGAAATCAAAACTTTTTTTCGCTGTTTTGAAGTTAGTGTTTCTCTTTTCATGGGTGACTGACCATCTTTTTTACTCATTTGAAAGGCTTTTTTGTTGAATGAGATCTTCGTTGAAGTCCTTATTGAAAGGCTGATGAATACGCACAAACTCGTCAAGCCTCCAAATCTTTAACAGCAAACCTACGAAAAATTGAATGGAATCTTTGGTATTGCCAATAATGAAAATGAACTTAGCACTATTTTGGGATAATGTCTCCGTATAGTATGTCATTTCCAAATCTTTATCTCTGAAATTTGTGGGAATATACTCTAGCCTGCGGAAAAACTGTTTTAAAATATTAAAGTTTTTATGTTCCACGGAGACAATATCCAAAATTATTGTCTCGGTTGTTTTTCTTACCTGTTGAATCTCCTTGATAAATGCTGAAACGATGTTCAAGTTGAAATATACTCCGGAAATATCATTATCATTGCCTAAAACCAGCTTATCAAAGCTATTAGAGGTAAAGTATTCTTTAATGTTTTGCGCTTTACTGAAACTTAGCTCTCCGTTGGAAGAACAATACTGCGTATTTGCCGGGTTAAAAATTTCAGCATAGCTCATTGCATCAAAAACACTTTCAAAAACGGATAATGTCTCCGTGACTTCCGGTTTTTCAGAAAACGTAAATCCAATTGAATTTTTTGAATTTACATCAAACCATTTTTTGTTAAAATAATCTCCTTTTCCCGTAAAAACTCTGTGTATACCAACCACGTCGCCACTTATATCTTTCACAAAGTAAGATAAACTGGTTGTATTATCTTTCCTGTAAGTAAATAATGTATTTTGAAAAACTCCAGAGAGTATAGTATCTCGATTGAACTTACGGTACTGCTCCAAATACTCCCAATGAAGACTTATTTTTTGGATAATGTCTCCGTTAATCTGATAATGAGTCGGCTCGACCTCTTCAGAAACTTGAGCAAAATAGGTTTTTGATACTTTTATTCTACTATCATCATTACCCAATCCTAAAAACAAGCGCAGTTCTTGGTTGATTTCTCCCGGTAAAGCTGAAGTATTATTCAAAATTCTTTTTTTGATAAACTGGATAATGTCTCCGCTATCTTGATTCATAATCGAATAATACATCTTCACACCTGATCTTTCATGATGAAAAAAACGGATAATGTCTCCGTGATTTCCATTTTGATGAAGCACATACGCTTTTTTGCATTTATCAAAACTGTACAGGCTTCCCATTTTGAACAGAAAATACTGCTCAATATCCACTTCTCTTTTTACTCTTTCCCAGTCTAAAGTGTAACTCATTTAAGAATCTGATTTCGATTTTCTTCCTCTCAGTTTTTCGTCTTCTCTGATGTAATCTGGTCTCGATTGGATTTTGTCTCCGTATTTCTTCTTCAATTTTTGAATGCTTTCTTCCAAAAGATCCCAGTCTTTATAGTAAAGATCCCCACTTACCACTTTATTGTAAGTAACATCTTTTATAAAATCGAAATATTCTCCAGGAATGTAAACAGTAGTTGTTGTTCCATAAGCTTCATCTGAATTGCGCTTTCTACCGCCTTTCTTGTTTTTCTCCTGTTCACGGATAAAATCTGGTCTTGGAACAATATTTTTGTGAGTAGGAATTATCAAATCCATTGCTTCTACAAAAGCTTCAGATTGGTTGTAAAAAATTAACCTTTCCTCTGTTGCCTTGTAGAACACCAAATCTTTGAGAAACTCCAGAGAATCTGCTTTTAAAAAGATGGTAAAAGACCGTTTCGTCTGATTTACTGTAATTTGTTTCGCATAAGAGGTTTTATTGGTTTGAGCAGTCGCCAAAGCGGCTTTTGCTTCCAAAATTTCTTTTTTCACAGGTCTTTTCTTTTCAACAGGCCTCTTTATTTCATTTACCAAATCCTTTTCTACCTTCGGCGCCGTCTCTTCGACTTTCTCTACAACTTCTTTCGGCTCTTGTTTTTTAACCTCGTCAATAACTACTTCAACAGTTTCTTCATCTTTTACGGAGACAATATCCACTTTTTCATCTTCAGCAGGTTTTAACTCCTCTTCTTTTTGCTTTAAGGTTTTAAAGTTTTTAAACAGATTCGCTTTCATACTTCTTTATTTTAGATTTAATCTCTTTTACTAAATTCTTATAATCTTCCGCAGCTCTACTGCTGGAATTCACCTGGAAGATATTTTTCCCTTCCTGCTTTGCTTTCTCAATATTCATATCCTGTCGAATATATGTTTTAAAGAAATAGTCTTTCGCTTCCTCTTCTTGCTTAATCATTTCACTGTACTTCCTAAAATTAACCGTATTTGTAAGTACTTTGTTAAAGAAAAAACCTAAAAATTCAAGATTAGGATTATGCTTTTCTTTTATATTCATAAATGCAGGAAGCAAATTATCAATCCCGGCAAAAGAATATTGCTCAGCTTCAATAGGAGACATTACGTAATCCGATGCACACAGAGCCATTTCACCTAAAGTCAGTTTTTTCATCAAAGGACGTGGAGGACAATCTATGAGAACATAATCAAAGGGCATCTGCTCTAACAAGTTTGTTAAATTTGTTTTCAGCGTATCCCTGTTGTAACTCTCTTCTTCTTCCAGCAAAGCGTCGCCTGCAAGAATATACACATTAGAACTGCCATGGTGTTTCAGTCTGAATTCCCCGGTATTATCTAAAAAATTTTTCACTGTATACGGATAGTCATCTTCGATACCGTAACCCATTGAAAGATTTTTTTGACTATCGAAGTCAATTAAAAGCACATTTACTCCCTTTTTCTTAGACAATGCAGCTCCTACATGAATTGCGGTAGTAGTCTTCCCTACTCCTCCTTTTTGCGTAATAATTGAAATAATCGACATAAACAAATAGTATAGATATTTCAAATTTACACAATTAAACAATCATACACAATCATTAAAACAAATAATTATATTAAATAATGTATTGTATAACTTAATATATTTATCTAACTTATATATTTTAAAAACTTTTTACAATTTAAACATTTCATTCATTTAGAACATTTAAAAATACTTTCCTTATCTCAAAAATAAATTAAACTCTTTTTAATATAAAGAATATATTACTTTTACCAAATAGACTATTTATTGTATTTAATAAATTTTAAATATTAGCAAAAAATTATCTAATAATATATCAAATTAAGGAATATATGCAATGTTATATTTTATAGATTCACTAATTAATTACATTTCAATTTTTAGGATTAATAAAATAGTAAAAATATGAATATACATAATTAATACAATTTATACAATGTAATATTTTAATTATTTATATTGTTTTAAATATTTGAATACTAAGTTGGTACTTAAAAAATAAATTATTACTTTTACGGCATAGTTAGAATCGGCAGTTGTTAATCTTTGTAACAATCTGTAATGCCGATCTGGTTTGACTTTTCAGCAAACAGCTATTCAAAAAAAACTAAAATCCCAACAGTTTCTCTGGAAACAATAAACTATTATTTAGTCACACCAAAACTAAAGAAATATTATTATGATTATTGGTACTCACCAAGAAAGAGATATTGCAATTGATATTTTATGCAAATCTTTTTACAATGTTTTAATTCCAAATTCTATCAACTTTGTTGTAAATGAGAATGGAAATCGCTACAAAAAATTAAAAGCTTTAATGAGCTATCAAGTTGATTTGAGTCTTCTATATGGCAAAGTTTTTCTTAGTAATGACAGAAAAGGCGTTATATTATTTTTAGATAATCCTCCGCAAAGTTTAAAAAGATTCTACCTCGAATTGAAGTTAATCTTCAAATGCATTGGGATCAGCAACGTTTTTAAAGTATTGAAGCTTGAAAATCTGCTTAAAAAGAATCATCCGGAACACGAATACATCCATCTTTGGTTAATGGGAGTAATCCCTGAGATGCAGGGCAAAGGAGCAGGAAGCCAACTCCTCAATGAATCTTTGCAGCAATTTAGAGACGATTTTATTTTTGTTGAAACTACAACAACCGAAAATCTGAATTTTTACCAGAAAAACGGATTTGCAATATTCAACGAAACACACCAACTCGATTATCCACTATATTTTTTGAAAAATGTTTAGTACAGAAATCTATCTTTCAACTTTTATTTACATTTCACTGTTCACTACGTTACTCTTTATTGGCATAATTAATAGCATCCAGAAATGGAAAAAGCCAGATCGCAATTATTATTTAAAATATACCGCATTATGGGCTTCCGGATTAGTTTACAATTTGGTGGAAGGCTTACTTCCTGATCCGAACTTTTCTATTGCTATTATGCCTCAAAATATCGTAGCCTGGACAGTTGGCATTTCAGTCGCCTATCATTTTCTTGTCTTTATAAAAAAAGAATATCAAGTTGAATTTCACAAAAAAAATATACCTCTCAACACAGTGGGAATGGTTTCACTCCTTTTATTCGTTTTACTTTTTATTTTACCGTATACAATCACCAAATCAATTGATCAATCAAGGGTATTTTTTGTGTCTTTCTTTCTAATTGCCCTTTCGGTAGCTAATTTATTCTTCGTCAATCAACTTTACAAAAGAATAAAGGCAGAAGAAAATATTTATCTAAAAGTACATTCTTTTAATGGCATCATGGGGTTTTTAGGGCTCTTCTCTTTACCTTTTACAATCATTATATTTGGAGATAACCAATTCATTGAGCAAAGCTTTTTCTCTCTTGGTATTTTTTTCGTGACAGTAGATTATTTTTTTTACCACAAAAGAAAAGAGGAGTTCAAAAAAGCGATTTCATTTGAAAATTTAACCAACAGAGAAACCGAAATACTAAAAATGATATTGGAAAATCCAGAACTGAAATATGCTCAAATCAGTGATCAATTAAACATTTCCGAAAAAACACTTTCAACTCATCTTTCCAATATCTATAAAAAAACTGATCTTACCAGCAAAAAAGATATTGAAGAATTAAGTGAGGGCTTAAGAAGATCCATTGTTGCTTAAATAATGATTAAAATCCCCGATGAAGTTTAAATTTACCAACTAAACAAGCTGAAATAAAAATCATTCATTTTCAGCACATTGTAACAAATAAGGGTAAGCACTTACTAAAATAAGTCACTATTTAAGTATCCTTTTGTCTTTGTTTTTTTCTTGACCGCAATATGTTTGCAGCAAAGAAAAACGAATGCAAATTATTGATTTAAGCTTACGAAACTGGATGATTTTGATTACCACTTTAGGTTTTCTGTCATCTTTGGTCTATCTGCTTTTCAAATCAAAATCTTATTTTGCTACAGCATTTTTTACACTTAGTTATTTTTCATTTTTAGCTTTTGCTTACTGGAAAATTGATAGTTTAAAATTTATTATTTTCTATCAATTCTCTCCAAGCTTTTTTATTGGCTCAATAACTTTTCTTCTACTAAAGCCAGCTAAGACAGACCCGATTTGGGATGTGGAATTTAGCACCAACAAAGGCACTAAAATACTGAGAGGAGTTCAAAGAGGGGTTGCTGTTTTTGGTGCTGCAGGTTCGGGAAAAACAATTTCTGTGATCCACAATCTGATTCTACATTTTTCCAGAGAAAAATTTTCCGGAATCATTTATGATTTTAAAGACGGAGAATTGACCGAGTTAGCAATTCCAGCATTCGGAAATCAACTTAGAATTATCGCAATACATCAACCGGAAATAGGTTTCAGAGTCAATCCTATAGATCCACGGTTTTTAAACGGAGAAAAAGACGTCAATGAAATCGTTACGGTCATCATGGATAACCTAATCAACAGTGGAGTAGGGAAGGGCGATGACTTTTTTAAAGACAGTGCGTCATCACTTCTATCTAGTGTAATTCTAAAATTTTCATTCACTCATCCAGAATATTGCACATTACCACACATCATTAGCTTTATCCTCGGGATTGATTTTAGCAGTAAGTCTGAAACGCCAGCTTTAGGTGGTGAAGAAACTGAAAATAAATTCGGAAAACTAAAAGATTTTCTAACAGATAATGAACGGGTTGCTCTTCAAGGCTCAGCTTTTATCATGGGGCTTTCGTCTGAAAGACAGACGGCTTCAGTGATTTCTACTTTGGCCAACGCTCTCAGAAAGATCTCTTTTCCCGAAGCTTTTTGGGTCCTCAGTGGAAATGAAATTTCATTTGACATCAATTCAGAAAAAAATAACAGTGTCATATCTGTTATAAATGAACCTAAATCAAGTCGGTTTTTAAGTCCTATCAACGCCACAATCATCCATGCTATTACGAAGCAAATGATGGTGAGAGGGAGAAAGCCATCATTTCTTCTGCTTGATGAAGCTCCGACCATTAAACTTTTAAACATGGCACAAATTCCGGCGACCATGCGAAGCTTTGGAGTTGCTGTTGTGTACTGTGCTCAGGATATTGTACAGGGAACTGTACAATATGGCAGAGATGGATTTAAGGAAATCATTGCCAATCTTTCAACCCAGTTCTTTGGTAAATCTAATGACCCTGATACTTCAAAATTCTACGAATCTTTTTTTGAACTCATAAAGCAACAGACAAAATCTGTTTCTACAAAAGGAATGGTAAGTCTTTTCAGTACTGGTGAAACAAGTACAACTATAGGAGAAAAAGAAGTTTCAAAATTCCGGGCAAGTAGATTCAATTCTCTGAAAGTGGGAGAGTTTGCTTTTTTATCGGATGGAAATACCGACATCGTAAAATTTAAACCACCGAAAATCGAAAAAGGTAAAATACCGATAAGGAAGAAAATAACCCAGGAAATGCTGGAAAGAAATTTCAGCCAAATCATTGACGAAGCAAAACTATTAATTGATTAAAATATAATGAAAAGAATCTTAAAGAAAGCGTTTATCAGCTTGCTAATGCTACAAACATTAAATCTCTCTGCACAAAGTATCAATCTGAAAGGACCCGCCCAAAATCTAGCGAACGAACTGAAAGGCGTGTTTCCTTACATCGCAGTCTGCATTTTTATTGTGGTTATTCTATCCAATCTTGGTCATTTCGCAAGCCAAAATGGAGACTGGAAAAAAGGACTGACTAATATTGTGATTTTTGCTGCAGTTCTAGGAGCTATTGTAGGTCTTGTTTCTTACGTGGGAAATCTTCAGGTATAATGTCAGGAATTAGAAAAAATCTAAAAGGTTACAGGCAAAAACCAACTATTTATGGCCTCAATACAATTGGTTTTATTATTACTGCTACCATCACCGTCCTTTCACTACTCTCTTTTTTGAATGGAGTCTCTTTTCAAAAAATAATTGTAGTAGCTACAATAATAGGGAGTACATATCTGGTTTCACTAATGCTTTCTACCAACAAATCGATCAATGAATGGCTTTTCGATGAAACGCTACCTAAAGAATTCAGCAATGACGAATAAATTATTTTTATATGCAAACGAAAACAAAGTTGTGGGAACCAATGGTGTATTTGCAATGGGTTTCAAATTGGAACTGATTGAAAAATATGCCATGGGTGAGGAAGATTACGAAGCTGTAGATCAACTTTGGAATCAAACATTGAAGGATATGCCTTCAGGTTCAGTCTTCTTAAAACAGGATATTTTCACAGAACAAAAACTCGACACCGATGCTTATCCAGGAGAAAATTATCTGCAGAAGGCAACCAAGGAATACTTTAGAGGTAAGCCATTACTGAATCATCAATGTTTTGTGTTTCTCGTTCTTCCTCCGGGAAATATTTTAAATACCAATATCACGAATCCTTTTAAACGTTTAAACAGGAAGGTTTTTGGGAGTTTTGATGACAGAATCAATCAGTTTATAACAACTGTTGAACAAATCGTGAGTTTCTTAAATACCGGTAAAATCAATGCAGGAAAAGCTTTCACATTAAGCCCTTTCAGTAAGGAACAAATGCTTGAATATTATGATTTTTATTTTAATAATTTCCAGAATGACTGTACTGCAGATCGCATCTTGAAAGATGATTATTTACAAATTGGAAATAAAAAACTTGCCGCACTAAGTACAAAAGATGAAGAAAAAATGCCGGAGTCATTTAAAGATTTATATGTTGACAAGAACTTTTCAACGCCTAAATACAAGTTTTTTCAAAACATCGGTGA carries:
- a CDS encoding recombinase family protein, encoding MSKNVAYLRVSTADQDLEKNKAEILFLANDKSLGKVDFVEEKISGKIHWRKRKIGEIIEDLQKGDTILLNEFSRLGRSMLECMEIISIATEKGINIYTVKGNWQLDDTIQSKVMAMVFSMVSEIERDLISKRTKEALQTKKANGIKLGRPKGPGKSKLDTHKLEIEALLKNGSTKKFIAKRYNSTPANLHNWIKKNKIQDSPN
- a CDS encoding replication initiation protein; translation: MSKKDGQSPMKRETLTSKQRKKVLISNDFREVLISQETSIIEQRIITMILSAVKDDQAMFITPKSSLNTATDKQLTFDDYFEGWAHQGVVDFAVSIADINPQRKMKNSAIQEALVNMTNINWLRLKDETINGYKAVPFILEPSWNKKQIFFKMDKAVMQHMLNMSQYYSIKKDLSFNTSTSNTLRFLMWLVKFNKNGGVIKEYTQLLKELSIPVTKYEGNYRFERDFLVRVKADLDNFNDISFNYSYKEGHYHFIIYDTQNAVGIDQKFPTLDELQIDRALKYLKRQRALDDQQVRIMRKLYEVRGYQELSKHLKRKIDVDVKGEAYIKAVFALIETI
- a CDS encoding toprim domain-containing protein, with the protein product MSYTLDWERVKREVDIEQYFLFKMGSLYSFDKCKKAYVLHQNGNHGDIIRFFHHERSGVKMYYSIMNQDSGDIIQFIKKRILNNTSALPGEINQELRLFLGLGNDDSRIKVSKTYFAQVSEEVEPTHYQINGDIIQKISLHWEYLEQYRKFNRDTILSGVFQNTLFTYRKDNTTSLSYFVKDISGDVVGIHRVFTGKGDYFNKKWFDVNSKNSIGFTFSEKPEVTETLSVFESVFDAMSYAEIFNPANTQYCSSNGELSFSKAQNIKEYFTSNSFDKLVLGNDNDISGVYFNLNIVSAFIKEIQQVRKTTETIILDIVSVEHKNFNILKQFFRRLEYIPTNFRDKDLEMTYYTETLSQNSAKFIFIIGNTKDSIQFFVGLLLKIWRLDEFVRIHQPFNKDFNEDLIQQKSLSNE
- a CDS encoding ParA family protein, which encodes MSIISIITQKGGVGKTTTAIHVGAALSKKKGVNVLLIDFDSQKNLSMGYGIEDDYPYTVKNFLDNTGEFRLKHHGSSNVYILAGDALLEEEESYNRDTLKTNLTNLLEQMPFDYVLIDCPPRPLMKKLTLGEMALCASDYVMSPIEAEQYSFAGIDNLLPAFMNIKEKHNPNLEFLGFFFNKVLTNTVNFRKYSEMIKQEEEAKDYFFKTYIRQDMNIEKAKQEGKNIFQVNSSSRAAEDYKNLVKEIKSKIKKYESESV
- a CDS encoding GNAT family N-acetyltransferase → MIIGTHQERDIAIDILCKSFYNVLIPNSINFVVNENGNRYKKLKALMSYQVDLSLLYGKVFLSNDRKGVILFLDNPPQSLKRFYLELKLIFKCIGISNVFKVLKLENLLKKNHPEHEYIHLWLMGVIPEMQGKGAGSQLLNESLQQFRDDFIFVETTTTENLNFYQKNGFAIFNETHQLDYPLYFLKNV
- a CDS encoding helix-turn-helix domain-containing protein, producing the protein MFSTEIYLSTFIYISLFTTLLFIGIINSIQKWKKPDRNYYLKYTALWASGLVYNLVEGLLPDPNFSIAIMPQNIVAWTVGISVAYHFLVFIKKEYQVEFHKKNIPLNTVGMVSLLLFVLLFILPYTITKSIDQSRVFFVSFFLIALSVANLFFVNQLYKRIKAEENIYLKVHSFNGIMGFLGLFSLPFTIIIFGDNQFIEQSFFSLGIFFVTVDYFFYHKRKEEFKKAISFENLTNRETEILKMILENPELKYAQISDQLNISEKTLSTHLSNIYKKTDLTSKKDIEELSEGLRRSIVA
- a CDS encoding type IV secretory system conjugative DNA transfer family protein, with the protein product MQIIDLSLRNWMILITTLGFLSSLVYLLFKSKSYFATAFFTLSYFSFLAFAYWKIDSLKFIIFYQFSPSFFIGSITFLLLKPAKTDPIWDVEFSTNKGTKILRGVQRGVAVFGAAGSGKTISVIHNLILHFSREKFSGIIYDFKDGELTELAIPAFGNQLRIIAIHQPEIGFRVNPIDPRFLNGEKDVNEIVTVIMDNLINSGVGKGDDFFKDSASSLLSSVILKFSFTHPEYCTLPHIISFILGIDFSSKSETPALGGEETENKFGKLKDFLTDNERVALQGSAFIMGLSSERQTASVISTLANALRKISFPEAFWVLSGNEISFDINSEKNNSVISVINEPKSSRFLSPINATIIHAITKQMMVRGRKPSFLLLDEAPTIKLLNMAQIPATMRSFGVAVVYCAQDIVQGTVQYGRDGFKEIIANLSTQFFGKSNDPDTSKFYESFFELIKQQTKSVSTKGMVSLFSTGETSTTIGEKEVSKFRASRFNSLKVGEFAFLSDGNTDIVKFKPPKIEKGKIPIRKKITQEMLERNFSQIIDEAKLLID